The nucleotide window AAAGGAACGCTCTATGCCGGCACCGGCACGCAGGGAAAGCTGTTCAAGGTGACCGGCCCCGGCAAGGGGGAAGTCCTCGCCGACACCGAGGAGACCCACATCCGGGTGCTGGCGATGGGAGAGAACGGAACGATCCTGGCCGGAACCGACGGCAAGGGAACGGTCTTCGAGGTCACGCCCGCCGGCAAGACCCGGGTCCTGGCGACCGCCCCGATGCCCGAGGTGACCGCGCTCCTGCCCGGACCCGCGAAGCGCATCTACTTCGCGGCCGCGGGCCAGTCGCGCGGCGGCTCCCGCCCCTCGGCGCCGGCCCCGCCGCCGCCCCCCAGGCCTTCCGAGGAAGAGCGGCCCGCCGGACAGCAGCCGCAGGAAGCTGCGCCGCAGCAACCGCCGACGCAGCCCGTCCCGTCGCCGCCGCCCGCGGGGGCTGGTGTCGAGAGCCGCATCGTGGCGCTCGACCAGGACGGCTACGCCCGGGAAATCTGGAGCCAGCCGGGCGAGCTGATCCTGTCGCTGGCGCTGGACGCCGACGGGAACCTGCTCGCCGGAGGCGGGGTCGACGGGAAGATCCTCCGCATCGATCCGACACGATCCGATTCCTCGCTGCTCCAGAAAACCGATTCCTCGCAGGTGTCCGCACTGCTGCGCGAGCCCGACGGCTCCATCCTGGCGGCCGGCAGCAATCTCGGCGCGCTCTATCGCCTCGGCGGGAAGGTGGCGCTCGAAGGGACCTTCCAGTCCCCGGTGCACGACGCGCGGGTCTTCTCGGGCTGGGGCACGGCGAGCTGGCGCGGCATCACCCCATCCGGAACGGCCATCAGCATGCAGGTGCGCACCGGGAACACCGCGGAGCCCGACTCGAGCTGGTCCGACTGGTCAGCGCCGATGAGCGCGGCGCAGGGCGGCCCGATCGATCGCCCGAAGGGGCGTTACGTCCAATGGAAGGCGACCCTGAAGAGCGACAGCGGCAAGTCGTCGCCGAAGCTCGGGGAGGTGGCGATCAGCTACCTGCCGAGGAACCTGCCGCCCGAGGTGAAATCGATCGAGATCCAGTCTCCCGGAGTGATCTACCAGAAACCCAACCGTACCGCGGGGGCCACCGCCGCCCCCGCCGACGGGGCCGCCACTCCGGGGAGAGGAGACCGAGAAAAGGCATCCGCCAAGCCCTCGCAGCAGCCACGCTCCCAGAACGATCGGGACGGACGGGGGGCGCAATGGGGGGCCACCGATCCCAACGGCGACAACCTGGTCTACTCCATTTATTACCGGGGAACGGACGAGAAGGAATGGAAGCTGATGGAAAGCGATCTCACCGATCCCTTCTTCAGCTGGGACGAGACCTCACTGGCCGACGGCACGTATCTCCTACGCGTCGTGGCGGACGACTCCCCCTCCAACCCCGAAGGCGCCGCCCTGTCCGCCGAGAGGCTGAGCGACCCCTTCGATGTCGACAACAACCCTCCGTCCATCTCCGAGGTCCGTGCCGCGCTGTCGGGGCAGGGAGCCACGATCGAATTCGAGGTGAGCGATACTTTCTCGAACGTGGGGGACGTGATTTACTCGGTGAACGCGCAGCCGTGGGAGGTGGCGACGCCGACCGACGGGATCACCGACTCGCCCCGCGAGCGCTACCGGGTGCAGCTGCCACGCGTCCCGCCGGGGGAGGTCACGGTCGTCCTGAAGGCGACCGACGCCGCCGGGAACTCCACCACGATCAAGACCAAGCTGCCGGCTTCCTCGCGCTGATCGGCCGGAGGTCTAGCGGGTGCCCAGCGCCAGCGGGTCACCCTGCGCCAGCGTGCGCACCAGCTCTTCCTTGAAATAGTCGCAGCGCGCCCGGATGCCATCGGGGACGCGCCGATCGTAGGCTTCCCGGCTCCGGTCGATCTCGGGCTTGAGCCGCTGGTAGATATCCCGCTGGCGCCGTCCCGCCACCACGGTATCCTCGTTGTAGAGCAGCAGCTCCGAAACCAGCAGGCGGGCGAAGCGGCGCGCATCCTCGTGCTGGCGCCTCTCGTCGGGGGAAACCTCGCCGGGCCCGGCGACGCCCTCGAGGCTCAACGATCCGACTTCCAGCTCTTCTTCCAAAGGCTCCGGTTCGAGAGGATCGGGCGAGAACGGCGACAGCTCCATGTCGGCCGCCTCGCGATCCGACGCCTCTTCGTCATGGTCTTCCAGGACCGGGAGCGCCACCCGTACGTCCGCGGACAACGCCGGCTCGCGGGCAGGGCCGCGCACCAGACGCTCAGCTGACAAGGCAGCGACCTGCGCCAGGACTTCCGCCGCCGCTTCATCGAAAGTCTCCGCCGCGTCGCCCCCGTCGTCTCCATAGAGAACGGCCGAAACACGGTCCCTCACCCGCAGCGGAATGGCCACGGCGCGCCGGGGAAGACGCTGTCCCGGCTCCACCGGGGGCAGCACCGACGCGGCCTTCTCGGGATCTTCGGTGTGCGCCGGCGTGTCGCCGTCGCGCGCCGCGGCAAGAAGTGGATGTTCCGCCAAGGTGAACCGCAGCGCCCGGGCCGGGTCCTCTCCGTCACCATCGGGCAGGCCGACCGAGCTCCATCCCAGCGCGGCGTCGTCCCGGATCAGGAAAAGGCAGGCTCGCGAGAAGCACTGCGACGCACCTTCCAGCAGGCGGTCCAGCAGCGCCTGCTGGTCCTCGCAGCGCGCCAGGCTGCGCACGGTCGACGCCAGCAGATCAGGGGCCAATCCTCCGGCGTCCTCGGCCTCCGGCAGCTCCTGCAGGGAGATCGGCTCGGCCAGCCGTCCGGTCAGGGCCTCGATCTCGGCGGCAAGCTGCGCCGCGCGACGCTGGAGCGTCTGGGTGACGTGGGCTTCTGCACCTTCGCGATCCACGCGGGTCATCGGCGTCCTCCGAGAAGGGATCGATCGGCTCGGGCGGGAGATCGTGCGGCTTCGAGCCGGCGCGGATTATAGCACCCGTGGCGGGGCGGTCAGTGTTGCGTATCAGAAATCGAGTTGACACTGAGGGCGCCGAGCCGCCCGGATCGCCAGGCGCGTCGAAGCGCCGCGTACCCGTGCGGTTACGCAAGCGAGACGCAACGCAGCGAGGCGGGATGGATCGGCGGCCGAATGTAACGCGATTTCTGGTACGCGACACTCAGTCCTGGTAGACGTACTCGAGCCACTGCTGGGCCCAGTCGTGGGAGGCGTTCACGTCGGCGTAGCTCAGCGCCTGCTGGTAGCACTGCAGCGCTTCGTCGCGGCGCTGCATCATGTCCAGCGTGTTCCCCTTGCGAATCAGCAGCCAGCCGCGCCAGACATCATCCGGCGCGGCCCGCCGCGCCATCCCTTTCTGGAACGACTCGAGGGCTTCCGGGTACTTGCGCAGCTTCATGTAGGCGATGCCTTTGCGGAACAGCGCCTCCGGATCGTCGGGGTGGTCCTTGAGATAATCGTCCACCTGCTTGATGCAGCCGGCGAAGTCGTTGCGATCGTAGAGATAGTAGGCGTGCTCCAGGGGGTGCACGCTCTCGTCCGCCGTGACGATGAGAGTCTCGACGAGTTTCGAAGAGGGGGAATTCTCGTCGGCCAGGTAGGCCGGCTCGATCACCAGCTTGTCGCCGACCGCCTTGTCGAGGAGGCGGAAGCCGAGCGTGGCGAAGGCCGCGGCGAAGGCTTCGTCACGCGGCACATCGAGGTTCTTGGCGAGCGACTCGGAGCGCAGCGAGGCCAGCGCCCGCTTGACGTAGAGCTGCGAGGCCTGCCGCAGCAGCCCGAGCAGGGCGCTGTTCTTTTTGAGGGCCGGGACAGTCACCTTCTTTTGGGCATTGAGGATGCCGAAGCCGGTCATCCCTTCCACCGAGGCCTCATCGTCCCAGGGGATGGGTGCCAGGCTGCCGTCCAGGATTCGATAACGCATCTCGAAGTCCTGGACCGCCACATTGATGAAGGAGATTGGGTTGTAGACGTACTGGAGGGTCTCGGTTCCCGAACCGTAGCGATCCACCCCGACCAGGGAGCGATCGCGCGGCAGCTGCAGCCAGAGATATCCTTCATCGCGCATGCGCCGGGCGTCCAGGGCCCCGGCGTCGACCAGCGTTTCCTCCGACGTTCTCGAATCGAGGACTTCCGACCAGACGAGAGCGTAGAGCCAGGGAGCGACCTTTTCCTTGGCCGCAGCCTTCTTGGCCTTCTTGAGCAACGGGCGCAGCTCGGGATAGATGCCATCTGCCGCTTTTTGCACGGTGGTGGTGAAAGCGGCCCCGGATTCTCCCTGGATTACCGGAAAGGCGGGGCGATAGCGATCCCCCTGAAGGCGCACCATCCGCGCGCTGGTCAGATCCTCGAGCGCCAAATCGAGATCGGGAATCTCCACCTCGGAGAGCTCCTGGCGGGTGGCGCCGGATTGGAGCTTGAGGAACAGCTTTCCGAGGACCGGATCGAGGAGGGCCTGGGTGTTCCAGGCTTCGCGGTAGTCTCCGAGATAGGCGAGCCCCAGGAAGTACTCTTCAGGGACGACAGGCGGCGCGGTGAACTCGAAGGGGGCCTCCTCGGTTGGGGGCTCCTCCTCGCCGGGAGCAGCGACGCCGGTCTGCGCCGGAGGAGAATCGGAAGACTGGGGAAGCAGATAGGAAGAGCCGATGCCACCGATCAGCGGTCCCGCCAGGATCGCCAGAAGCATCACGATCCGTCGGCTGAATCGCAAGCAGGATGCCCTTTCAGGAAGAATCTCGCGGTCGTGCCGCTGAAGGAGAGACGGCGAATCCTATCAGAGCGCCCTGCAGCATTCCAGGAGCCATGGGTCAAATCACGGTCCACGGGAGTTTCCGTACTACTGCGGGAAAGCCACATCCGCTGTGGTGGAAAAGAGATTCTCAGTGCCTTCCAAGGTTGTTCGATGGTTTGGACATTCCAAGTAATACCATATAAAACAATAACTTACATGGTTGCTGAAGCTCGCCATTCATCTGGCACAAACCCTGCTGTATCGCCTGCGAGGCCGCGGGAACAGGCCGGGGGGACTGCCGAAAATGTTCGAGCAGAAGACTCTGAGCACAGCAGTCGAATTCGAAGGGAGAGGACTCCACACGGGCAAGCCGGCAAGAATGAGGCTGCGCCCCGCTCCCGCCGGTCACGGTACCATCTTCTCCCGCAGCGACCTCGCTTCCCACACGCTCCCGGCGCGTCACGACTATCTTTCCGGAACACGCCTCTCGACGACTCTCTGCCGGAACGGCATCCAGATCGGGACGATCGAGCATCTGCTTGCCGGCCTGTCGGGCCTGGGCATCGACAATGTCCGGATCGAGCTGGATGGTCCTGAGGTGCCGATCATGGACGGGAGCGCCCTGCCCTTCGTGGAGGGAATTCTGGAAGCGGGGTTGCTGAGGCAGGATTCCCCGCGCAGCTTCCTGACGATTCTCAAGCCGGTCAGCGTCTCGGAAGGGGACAAGCGGCTGGTGGTCTTCCCAGGCAACGATTTGCGCATCACCTACGCCATCGACTTTCCGCACCCTTCGATCGGCTACCAGGAGCGCGACCTTCGTTTGAACTCACGGAATTTCACCGAGGAGATCGCCCCGGCCCGCACCTTCTGTCTCTACAAGGATGTCGAGGCGATGCGGCGCCAGGGGTTGGCGCTCGGTGGCGATCTGAGCAACGCCGTGGTGGTGGGAGATGATGGCATCCTCACCGGCTCGCTGCGCTACCGCGATGAGTTCGTGCGCCACAAGATGCTGGACCTGCTCGGGGACATCGCCCTGCTGGGCCGTCCCGTGCGCGGTCACTTCGTCGCTTTCAAGGGAGGCCACGGGCTGCATGCGGCGCTGGTGCAGAAGCTGGCGCAAACTCCCGACGCCTGGAGGCTCACCCCGGGACGCACCGCCCTGCCGGGCAGCTGGATCCGCAGCTTCGACCCTCTGAAGGCACGGCTCCTGCCGGGACACGCCCTCTCCGCCTGATCGTCCCATCTCTCCCTCTCTTTGGCCGCATCCTTGGCGGCGTCGTCCGTCCGGCTTGTTTCCCTCCCGCAGTTCCACTACACTGGCGGCGCCATCGAAAGACCGACTGCAGGGAAAGCCTCGAAAGAGCTCTGGATGCGCCGGATCCTTCCCGGTCTCGTCTCCCTTCTCCTGCTCCCTGTTCCCGCGCTTGCCCAGGCGCCCGCGCGCGCGCCCGAGGAGACGCCTACCGCTCCCCGCATCGGTGATCTGAAAGTCGAGATCCGCGAAGGGCAGATCCTCGCCTCATTCCGTCTGGACGGGGCCCTCGACGACGAGACGCGCGCCCGCATTGCCTCCGGCCTCGAGACGGAATTCGAGTACCGCCTCGAGATCATCAAGCCCCGCCGCCTCTGGGTTGACGGCAAGATGGCGCAGCACCGCCTGATCACCGGGGTGAAATACGACAGCCTGTCCCGCCAGTATGGCCTCACCCTGAAGCGTGACGGGAAGGTGGAGCGCAGCTCCACCACCGATCGAAAGGAGGAGATGGAGCGCTGGCTCACCTTCCTGGGTGACATCCCTCTCGGAGCCGCGGCGGAATACATCCCGCCGGGCGACTATGCCGTGCGTGTAAGGGCCGAGTTCCCGATGCGCTTCCTCCTCTACTTCATTCCCTGGGACCAGGACACCTCCTGGGAGAAGGCCGCGCTACCGGCCCCTCCGCTCGGCGAGCATGACCGAGAGTAGGAGCCGTCCCCGCCGCCTGCGGACCGACCGGCTGGTCATGTTCGCCCTGGCGGGGCTGCTGATCCTGTTCCTCGGCGGCTACCTGCTGGCGCGCCGCGCCACCGATTTCTCCTGGCCCTACCTGACGAACTCGGTCCTCCTCTCGTTCCTGGGCATCACCAATGCCATCCTCGTCCTGACGCTGCTCAGCCTGCTCATCCGCAACCTCATCAAGGTGCTGAGCGAGCGCCGGCGCAACATCCTGGGCTCGCGCTTCAAGACGAAGCTGGTGTTCACCATGCTGGCTCTCTGGTTCGTGCCATCGGGGATCATCTTCTGGGCCGCGCTGCACGCCATCCAGGGGAGCGTCGATCGCTGGTTCTCGACCCCGGTGGATCGGATCGCCAGCGGATCTCAGGAAGTGGTGGACGCCTTCTACGGCGATTACGAGCGGCGCGCGTCGGCTGCCGCCGGACGAGCCGCGGCGCGCCTGGAAGATCTGGGCATCGTCGCGGCGGACGCGCCGGAGCAGCGCATTCATCAGGAACTCGAGGGTATGCTGCGGTCAGAGCACGCCGATCTGCTGAGCCTGTATCGGGGCGAGGAGGCGCCGCTCACCGTCGCCGATCCGCTGCTGCCGCGCGCCGGCGAGCTGGAGGCGGTCCCGGCCGAGGTGCTGGGTCGCGCCTTCGCCGGCAAGCCGTTCCACTGGATCTCCCATCTCGGAAGCGGCGTGGTGGTGCGCTCGGGGGTGCGCGGCGGCGCCGCCACGGGCGGGCCGTCCGGCTTCGTCATCGCGGCAGGCTACTTCGTGCCGCGCGATCTCGCCGCGCTCACCGGGCAGATCAACGGCTACGCGGAGCGCTATCGACAGGACAAGGCGCAGCGCCGCTCCATCAAGAACGTATACGTCTTCGCCTTCGCCTTCATCACGCTGCTGGTGCTGTTCTCGGTGACCTGGATCGGGCTGTACCTGGCGCGCGGCGTGACCGAGCCGATCGGCATGCTGGCGGAAGGGACGCGCGAGGTGTCCTCGGGAAACCTCGACTTCCAGCTGCAGGTGCGCACGCGCGACGAGCTGGGGATCCTGGCGGAGTCATTCAACCGCATGACGTCGGACCTGAAATCGAGCAAGGAGACGATCGAGCGGTCGAACCGCGAGCTGGTGCGCAGCAACCAGGAGCTGGAGGAGCGCCGACGCTACATCGAGGCGCTCCTGCACAGCATCACCACCGGAGTGATTTCGCTCGATGCGTCGGGCACGGTGACCACCCTCAACCGCGCCGCGGCGCGCATTTTGGGGCTCGAGGAAGGGAGGGACTCGGCCGGCAGGCCGATCGCGGAGGTGCTGGCCTCGCCCGACCTGGCGCACCTGCGCGAGGCGGTGGCCCGGGGGGTGAAGGACCGGGAGATGACGCCGGCGCGCGAGATGACCCTGGGGCTGCGGGGCAACCCGCTGACGCTGGCGGTCTCCTTCTCGCCTCTTGCGGACGGACGGGGAGGCCCGCCCGGACTGCTCGTGGTCCTGGAGGATCTGACCCCTCTCATGCGGGCCCAGAAAGTGGCGGCATGGCGGGAGGTGGCGCGCAGGCTGGCCCACGAGATCAAAAACCCCCTCACGCCGATCCAGCTCTCGGCCCAGAGGATCCTCAAGAACTTCCGGGAGAAGAGCCCGGACCTGCCGGAGGTGCTGGAGCAGGGAACCGAGGCGATCGTGCGGGAGGTGTCGGCCCTCAAGCGCTTGGTGGACGAGTTCTCGCATTTCGCGCGCCTGCCGGCGGTGCGGCCGGTGCCCTGCGATCTGCATGCCCTGGTGGATGAGGTGCTTGCTCTTTACGACGGCATCGGCGGGACGCTGCAGTTCGAAAGACGCTATGATGCGCGCCTGCCGCGGGTCCTGCTGGATCCGGAACAGATGAAGCGCGTCTTCGTGAACCTCATCGACAATGCGCGCGATGCCATGGGCGGGACGGGAAGGATCACCTTCGTCACCTCCTACCGTCCCGAGGTCGAGGCGCTGCGGGTGGAGATCACCGACGAGGGGCCCGGGATCCCTCCCGAGGATCTCGACCGCCTCTTCGTTCCCTACTTTTCCACCAAGAAGAAGGGAACCGGGCTGGGGCTGGCGATCGTCAACCGCATCATCACCGACCATCACGGCTACATCCGGGCCGAGAGCAACCGTCCGCAGGGCGCCCGCTTCGTGATCGAGCTCCCTGCCCACGCCGCGTAGAGGCTGGAAATGCCGAAGTCCCGTATCCTGGTGGTGGACGACGAGGAAGGGGTGCGCAGCTCCCTGATGGGGATCCTGCGCGACGAGGGATACCAGGTCGACGCGGCGGAATCGGGGGAGCGCTGCCTGGAAGCCCTGGCCAAAACCGACTACCAAGCCGTCTTCCTGGACGTCTGGATGCCGGGCAAGGATGGTCTGGAGATTCTTACGCAGATTGCCGCGCGCGCCGGCGCGCCCGCGGTCGTCATGATCTCGGGGCACGGGACGATCGAGACTGCGGTCAAGGCCGCCAAGATGGGGGCCTACGATTTCATCGAGAAGCCCCTCTCCCTCGAGAAGGTGACGCTCACCCTGCGCAACGCGCTCAAGCAGCGGCGCCTGGAAGAGAAGAACCGGCTCCTCAAGGAAGAGCTGTCGCACGACGACATGCTGGTCGGCGACTCGCCGCCCATCCGCAAGCTGCGCGACGAGATTGCGCTGGCGGCCCCCACCAACGGAAGGGTGCTGATCCTGGGAGAGAACGGCACCGGCAAGCAGCTGGTCGCCCGGCTGATTCACTCCCTGAGCCTGCGCCGCGACGAGCCGTTCATCGAGGTGAACTGCGCCGCCATCCCGGAAGAGCTGATCGAATCGGAGCTTTTCGGCCATGTGCGCGGCGCCTTCACCGGCGCCGTGGAGAGCAAGCGTGGAAAATTCGAGATGGCGGACGGAGGCACCCTGCTGCTCGACGAGATCGGCGACATGAGCCTGAGGACCCAGGCGAAGGTGCTGCGCGTCCTGCAGGAGCAGACCTTCGAGCCGGTCGGGGGCAGCGCGAGCCGCCAGGTCGACGTAAGGGTCATCGCGGCGACCAACAAGGACCTGGCTCAGGCGATCACGCGCGGCGCCTTTCGCGAGGACCTGTTCTTCCGCCTCAACGTGATCCCGCTCAAGGTGCCGCCCCTGCGCGAGCGCGAGGACGATATTCCCGCCCTGGTCCGGCATTTCCTGCAGCGTTTCGGCCAAGAGTACGGGCGCCGGCGGGAGATCTCCCCCGAGGCGCTGCAGGCGCTGCGGGCCTACGAATGGCCCGGAAACGTCCGGGAGCTGCGCAACACGCTCGAGCGGATGGTCATCATGACGGCCGGGGCGACGATCCGGGCTGAGGACCTTCCGGCGGCAGTGGTTGGCCGCCCGGACGGCGGCGGAGGGGAATGGGAGGGGCTCGAAGGGGACTCCCTGAAGGAGGCCAGGGCAGCTTTCGAGAAGCGCTTCATCACCCGGAAGCTGGAAGAGTCGGGAGGGAGCGTCGCCCGGGCCGCCGAGAAGATGGGCCTGGAGCGCAGCCACCTCTACCGCAAGCTGAAAGCCTATGGAATCAAGGAAGGCGGGGGCGGGCCGAATTCTTGACTTGCCTTCGGGAGTTTGTTATAAGGTTCAGCGTTTTTTGAGTTTAGATGAATTTCGCGCCGCCTTCCCAGGCGGCCGGAACGATGCTTCCGGAGCGGCTTCATTGCGGTTCAACCGATCCGTCGAATATGGGATTGAAGGAATGGCTTTCCTGGCACGGGAGGGAAAGCGCTCCACCATCCTGCGCGAAGTCTCCCGGGCAACCTCGATCTCCGAGGCTTTCCTGTCGAAAGTGTTCCAGAAGCTGGTTCGCAGCGGGCTGATCCGCTCCCGTCGTGGCTTCCGGGGAGGGTTCTTCCTGGCGCGCCCCGCGAGCCAGATCACCCTGCGCGAGGTGATCGAAGCCCTGCAGGGGCCGATCGCCTTCCCCCTCGCCCCGAAGACCCGGCCCCCGAGCCGGGGTCCCCGGCATCCGGCCCGGGGAGTGCTGGGCGAGGTGCTGCAAAAGGCCCAGTTGAGGGTCAAGGCCGTTCTCGAGGAGACCACGGTGGCCGATTTGGTGACCCCGGCTTTCCACGCCTCCGGGGAAAAGCTTGTTTAAGCAAAATTAGGACCGAAATTGTCCAATTCCCAGGGACCAGGCGAAGCTGTGTCGGGAGCGTCGAGGATGCGGGTCGACCTGCACGTTCACACGGTGCACTCTCGCCTGCGGGTCATCCCGGCGCTGGGGGCGCGGGACTGCTATTCAGACCCGCTGGAGGTCTACCGCCGCACGCGCGCCAGGGGCATGGACCTGGTCACCTTCACCGACCACGACACTATCGACGGCTGCCTCGATCTCTTGTCCCGCACCGGGGAGCTGGAGGACTTCTTCATGTCGGAGGAAGTCAGCACCCGCGACCCTCACACGGGGAGCCGGTTCCACGTGAGCGTCTTCGACATCGACGAGAGGCGTCACCGGGAGATCCAGCGGCGCAAGGGAAACATCCGCGATCTGGCGTCTTATCTCCGGGAAGAAGGGATCCCCGCCAGCCTGAACCATGTCGGCTCGTCGATCGTCAGGCGCCGGCCGCCGCTGGACGAGCTGGTGCAGATCGCCGCCGGCTTCCCGCTGATCGAGACGCTCAACGGGGCGCAGATCCCGGCGGCCAACGCGGTCGCCGAGTCGCTGGCGGAGCACCTCGCCTTGGAGGGAAGAGTCCTGGGAAAGGTCGGAGGCAGCGATGCGCACACTACCCGGCGCATCGGCTGGACCTGGACCAGCGCCCGCGCCGCGGGAAAGGCCGGATTTCTGGCCGCGCTGCGCCGCGGCACGGTGCGCCCGCAGGGACGCTCGGCCGCCGTAACTCCGATG belongs to Candidatus Polarisedimenticolia bacterium and includes:
- a CDS encoding GAF domain-containing protein, which encodes MTRVDREGAEAHVTQTLQRRAAQLAAEIEALTGRLAEPISLQELPEAEDAGGLAPDLLASTVRSLARCEDQQALLDRLLEGASQCFSRACLFLIRDDAALGWSSVGLPDGDGEDPARALRFTLAEHPLLAAARDGDTPAHTEDPEKAASVLPPVEPGQRLPRRAVAIPLRVRDRVSAVLYGDDGGDAAETFDEAAAEVLAQVAALSAERLVRGPAREPALSADVRVALPVLEDHDEEASDREAADMELSPFSPDPLEPEPLEEELEVGSLSLEGVAGPGEVSPDERRQHEDARRFARLLVSELLLYNEDTVVAGRRQRDIYQRLKPEIDRSREAYDRRVPDGIRARCDYFKEELVRTLAQGDPLALGTR
- a CDS encoding tetratricopeptide repeat protein, with the protein product MLLAILAGPLIGGIGSSYLLPQSSDSPPAQTGVAAPGEEEPPTEEAPFEFTAPPVVPEEYFLGLAYLGDYREAWNTQALLDPVLGKLFLKLQSGATRQELSEVEIPDLDLALEDLTSARMVRLQGDRYRPAFPVIQGESGAAFTTTVQKAADGIYPELRPLLKKAKKAAAKEKVAPWLYALVWSEVLDSRTSEETLVDAGALDARRMRDEGYLWLQLPRDRSLVGVDRYGSGTETLQYVYNPISFINVAVQDFEMRYRILDGSLAPIPWDDEASVEGMTGFGILNAQKKVTVPALKKNSALLGLLRQASQLYVKRALASLRSESLAKNLDVPRDEAFAAAFATLGFRLLDKAVGDKLVIEPAYLADENSPSSKLVETLIVTADESVHPLEHAYYLYDRNDFAGCIKQVDDYLKDHPDDPEALFRKGIAYMKLRKYPEALESFQKGMARRAAPDDVWRGWLLIRKGNTLDMMQRRDEALQCYQQALSYADVNASHDWAQQWLEYVYQD
- the lpxC gene encoding UDP-3-O-acyl-N-acetylglucosamine deacetylase, which translates into the protein MFEQKTLSTAVEFEGRGLHTGKPARMRLRPAPAGHGTIFSRSDLASHTLPARHDYLSGTRLSTTLCRNGIQIGTIEHLLAGLSGLGIDNVRIELDGPEVPIMDGSALPFVEGILEAGLLRQDSPRSFLTILKPVSVSEGDKRLVVFPGNDLRITYAIDFPHPSIGYQERDLRLNSRNFTEEIAPARTFCLYKDVEAMRRQGLALGGDLSNAVVVGDDGILTGSLRYRDEFVRHKMLDLLGDIALLGRPVRGHFVAFKGGHGLHAALVQKLAQTPDAWRLTPGRTALPGSWIRSFDPLKARLLPGHALSA
- a CDS encoding DUF4390 domain-containing protein, which encodes MRRILPGLVSLLLLPVPALAQAPARAPEETPTAPRIGDLKVEIREGQILASFRLDGALDDETRARIASGLETEFEYRLEIIKPRRLWVDGKMAQHRLITGVKYDSLSRQYGLTLKRDGKVERSSTTDRKEEMERWLTFLGDIPLGAAAEYIPPGDYAVRVRAEFPMRFLLYFIPWDQDTSWEKAALPAPPLGEHDRE
- a CDS encoding ATP-binding protein; translated protein: MTESRSRPRRLRTDRLVMFALAGLLILFLGGYLLARRATDFSWPYLTNSVLLSFLGITNAILVLTLLSLLIRNLIKVLSERRRNILGSRFKTKLVFTMLALWFVPSGIIFWAALHAIQGSVDRWFSTPVDRIASGSQEVVDAFYGDYERRASAAAGRAAARLEDLGIVAADAPEQRIHQELEGMLRSEHADLLSLYRGEEAPLTVADPLLPRAGELEAVPAEVLGRAFAGKPFHWISHLGSGVVVRSGVRGGAATGGPSGFVIAAGYFVPRDLAALTGQINGYAERYRQDKAQRRSIKNVYVFAFAFITLLVLFSVTWIGLYLARGVTEPIGMLAEGTREVSSGNLDFQLQVRTRDELGILAESFNRMTSDLKSSKETIERSNRELVRSNQELEERRRYIEALLHSITTGVISLDASGTVTTLNRAAARILGLEEGRDSAGRPIAEVLASPDLAHLREAVARGVKDREMTPAREMTLGLRGNPLTLAVSFSPLADGRGGPPGLLVVLEDLTPLMRAQKVAAWREVARRLAHEIKNPLTPIQLSAQRILKNFREKSPDLPEVLEQGTEAIVREVSALKRLVDEFSHFARLPAVRPVPCDLHALVDEVLALYDGIGGTLQFERRYDARLPRVLLDPEQMKRVFVNLIDNARDAMGGTGRITFVTSYRPEVEALRVEITDEGPGIPPEDLDRLFVPYFSTKKKGTGLGLAIVNRIITDHHGYIRAESNRPQGARFVIELPAHAA
- a CDS encoding sigma-54 dependent transcriptional regulator, with product MPKSRILVVDDEEGVRSSLMGILRDEGYQVDAAESGERCLEALAKTDYQAVFLDVWMPGKDGLEILTQIAARAGAPAVVMISGHGTIETAVKAAKMGAYDFIEKPLSLEKVTLTLRNALKQRRLEEKNRLLKEELSHDDMLVGDSPPIRKLRDEIALAAPTNGRVLILGENGTGKQLVARLIHSLSLRRDEPFIEVNCAAIPEELIESELFGHVRGAFTGAVESKRGKFEMADGGTLLLDEIGDMSLRTQAKVLRVLQEQTFEPVGGSASRQVDVRVIAATNKDLAQAITRGAFREDLFFRLNVIPLKVPPLREREDDIPALVRHFLQRFGQEYGRRREISPEALQALRAYEWPGNVRELRNTLERMVIMTAGATIRAEDLPAAVVGRPDGGGGEWEGLEGDSLKEARAAFEKRFITRKLEESGGSVARAAEKMGLERSHLYRKLKAYGIKEGGGGPNS
- a CDS encoding Rrf2 family transcriptional regulator, which encodes MESRKAGAGRILDLPSGVCYKVQRFLSLDEFRAAFPGGRNDASGAASLRFNRSVEYGIEGMAFLAREGKRSTILREVSRATSISEAFLSKVFQKLVRSGLIRSRRGFRGGFFLARPASQITLREVIEALQGPIAFPLAPKTRPPSRGPRHPARGVLGEVLQKAQLRVKAVLEETTVADLVTPAFHASGEKLV
- a CDS encoding PHP-associated domain-containing protein, which encodes MRVDLHVHTVHSRLRVIPALGARDCYSDPLEVYRRTRARGMDLVTFTDHDTIDGCLDLLSRTGELEDFFMSEEVSTRDPHTGSRFHVSVFDIDERRHREIQRRKGNIRDLASYLREEGIPASLNHVGSSIVRRRPPLDELVQIAAGFPLIETLNGAQIPAANAVAESLAEHLALEGRVLGKVGGSDAHTTRRIGWTWTSARAAGKAGFLAALRRGTVRPQGRSAAVTPMLRDVYQVVGAYYGDLLRNHQGHFEPASRRRATACAVLSLPLHLVGLPITGMIYRRLRVRGAVRGLRKDLARWAEALDAARRAEREEAAGASVEAV